TCACGCTTTAGGTTTAATACTGTAATCTAGTGTGTATAACTATATTTGTTGATGTAATTAACTGTTTTTACTCAGGGTCATCGTCACATCATGGATTCTCACACCTCATATACTTTTTCTAACCGAGCCAATCAGCTCACCAGTTCTGCTATCAGAGAAATCCTAAAGGTCACTACACGACCAGAAATTATTTCTTTTGCGGGCGGTTTGCCCTCGGCTGACGGTTTCCCTATTTCTGAACTACGTCAAGCCTTTGACTCAGTCTTAGCCACCGAAGGTCGTTCTGCATTGCAATATGGTCCTACCGAAGGCTACACCCCATTGCGTGAATGGGTAGCTCAGGACCTCAGCACGGATGACGTTAAGATCAATGTAAACGAGGTGTTGATTGTCTCTGGTTCCCAGCAGGCATTAGATATGTTGGGCAAACTCTTTATTGATACCGGCAGCAAGGTCTTAGTAGAGTCCCCCACTTACTTAGGTGCGTTGCAGTCGTTCTCCGTTTTTGAGCCTGAATATGTCTCAATGGATACCGATGATGGTGGCTTGATTCCCTCCGAAGTCTCTACCGCAAAGGCAGCAGGTGCACGTTTTATTTACGCGTTACCTAACTTCCAAAACCCAACGGGTCGCACCATGAGCGCAGAGCGTCGTCAAGACTTAGTAGAGCGTTGCGCTAGTGCTGGGATTCCTATCGTCGAAGACGACCCGTACGGGGAATTACGCTATAAAGGCGAGCCTCAGCCTAGCCTATTGCATCTAGGCCGTAAGGCCGGTGCAACCGTCATTCGTCTGGGTTCTTTTTCTAAAGTATTAGCCCCAGGCTTGCGCTTAGGTTATATCATTGCACCTGCTGCAATTATTGATAAATTAGTTCAAATCAAACAAGCCACTGATTTACACTCACCCTCTATTACCCAAATGGCCGTCTACGAGGCCATAAAAGGCGGCTTTTTAACGGCTCATTTGCCTACGGTACGTGATTTGTACAAGCGTCAATGCCAGTACATGTTGGACGCCATGGAAAAATACTTTCCTGATGACGTAAAATGGACACGTCCAGAGGGCGGTATGTTCTTGTGGGTGACGTTGCCAGATCACATGGACTCACAGGATCTATTACAAAAAGCCATTGAGCGTAATGTGGCTTTTGTACCGGGCGAACCCTTTTATGCCGCAGGTGAACCCAAACGCAACACTTTCCGCCTGAGCTTTGTGACCGTAACCGAAGACCGTATCCGCGAGGGCATTGAAATCTTAGGTCAATTGATCCGCGAACAGCGCTAATTCCTTATAGCGTGTGTATCTTGCAGCCGTGCCCGTCACGGCTGTTTGTTTTTTTGAAATAACCGATTATGCAGCCCCACTTTCCCTCCCCCATTGAAAACAATAAACGGCCTGATTTGGCCGACATGCGACCCGATGATTGGGTTGCCCAGTGGTTACCTCAATCATGGGGGCCGTATGCCCGTTTGTGCCGTTTAGATCGACCGGTAGGCACATGGTTGACCTTGCTGCCTTGTATTGCCGCCTTGATTCAAGCTGCGGGTGGGTGGCCCGACCTATGGCGACTCATTATTTTTTCTTTTGGTGCCTTATTGATGCGGGGCGTAGGGTGCTGCTTTAACGACATTTTTGATCGTGACTTTGATAACAAAGTAGAGCGTACCCGTTTTAGACCCTTAA
This Paenalcaligenes faecalis DNA region includes the following protein-coding sequences:
- a CDS encoding PLP-dependent aminotransferase family protein, with translation MDSHTSYTFSNRANQLTSSAIREILKVTTRPEIISFAGGLPSADGFPISELRQAFDSVLATEGRSALQYGPTEGYTPLREWVAQDLSTDDVKINVNEVLIVSGSQQALDMLGKLFIDTGSKVLVESPTYLGALQSFSVFEPEYVSMDTDDGGLIPSEVSTAKAAGARFIYALPNFQNPTGRTMSAERRQDLVERCASAGIPIVEDDPYGELRYKGEPQPSLLHLGRKAGATVIRLGSFSKVLAPGLRLGYIIAPAAIIDKLVQIKQATDLHSPSITQMAVYEAIKGGFLTAHLPTVRDLYKRQCQYMLDAMEKYFPDDVKWTRPEGGMFLWVTLPDHMDSQDLLQKAIERNVAFVPGEPFYAAGEPKRNTFRLSFVTVTEDRIREGIEILGQLIREQR